In Candida orthopsilosis Co 90-125, chromosome 6 draft sequence, the following are encoded in one genomic region:
- a CDS encoding Dop1 protein (S. cerevisiae homolog DOP1 has role cell morphogenesis, Golgi to endosome transport, endoplasmic reticulum organization and localizes to endosome, trans-Golgi network, mitochondrion), whose product MFKTPTKNKKYEQSVGKTLALFESLEEWADYIAFLSKLQKVLQSFANSDEQEGDEQPFFVPHAKEVSYRLALCLSPTLPNGVHQKTLNIYEFILENLNPQQLNLDVSIWLPGLLPLFSYSSIQIKPQQIKILKSLIVDKLTRATLTNLIKPLVLWFLSGMEDTNSEVFNDVHSLMVAFKSKLQDDSHFWHCIFLCIIDTPERRIGALHWCEQNLPEFTNTKDEQGNPLYSQEAQLCMKPEAGLLVRALAIVIGSSSSSDILVTRGFFDLLLSRVPLDSSIFDNKVTPKDKDLLIMSCCKITLNKDVSLNRRVLNYFLGPDIESDSESRRKYFKQNAKDSLSRGLVKLGTSESKKDQFDALKMSFYLIMDKWEINYELTPELFSPFLYHCFEKHHDEEIMKTAMNFFDETESTYIWNEVFKLIVSNESSNYDVFEFIIKHFHLNEDENIDKFAPLVLACLLADVEITNQKLELIEIMFGYIQKEKLDDISKDTQLSRPQLFESVTKWTKQEINHDLDSLPFSLDELSPYIFKQLETLYLNNSSNFTLGTRIGNLLIQLLDAVESDDVKQNISEKLVSQWLKDTSTQLNTKDISVALSQVNMLNHLSKFISVLQKEKCLKYILTSLWQAVVSSNPANFQVEAVKSIFELKFTFSMNKIEAGILELFLKLPITKQVSAFETLYIHTTGINEAENVLSRLFQLILDKSGSNEGQQREVVLDLIHGLISNNKPQRMLNLCFNPLTKYGVMENGHFKFKPSDDCDQYAYDLKQVWSLLNFDSKSIRHHVSSDQFVVPDVTNEHEHSLQISYKRYLILLLKENLGLISIADAFKYSKDEYRVIADLSLNIYMELITGNEKTFEMLFDELLIDAFNHISAHDKNIVSESTIGNFLQCIFHFLDQASGSNAKLNLLHVDEQEKGPVLVNLIQVGVTQCQSPNLLEKYMNLIIKAAYLFGDSIFSILLTLTETIVSKVNSLFDRFINWDNFTSNEKFDDSMIILFDGLENFLTVCHGYLMHSSAKVQIQSQMNKDSTNNGFLNSVMSGVFQIESPSTKDTEQNKHYSTLIAFHDATKVSFKIWDWADSKTNIPDNVTTYSDRSLTFISYKLKFRTKTFLDLLIELERQEIVNTLITSHIQLSSVLKVLNILDNGRSQVTLPYLFNYIKMKFNPQSFLDTNKTYVESSVDTNELSNFIVAFYDFMDSDTIFDTWNQTLEFLEVITSQISHFEAIVPGALQICKVMSVKTNNSRNRDYLKNKKLLSDSFTKLFNQYINHHSFTKSKAIDVEDGVIYDQQFIDTLRELIPVLDEIYRDSEKTNQTVGFIINNAIVTQSKKKQSHLNDTLLQLLLLIGQHYPIRIWKSTVTDLFNDGNFFTTSTCSNPKWMEIVHIWIENDKDKFDDKIAKLAPSSTNSPAGTLFNWNEDSEIEAKINILKQLTYIILVQPHDYFANYINSIFDKVNQLLSLSACPASIRIEISTLLRAIVLKISDIHLTSHWALIIHELQSVFTSISHPPKSTKELTSIPADSLQLILFASKLLDELLIINPDGFNLNSWLFISVDFENRTTQANSVIDCISYNNDFTFLKNDAIKLNHGDLMDDHLSPLLEGVRQISSITQLRLFFDSLSMIHYERTYSLKPVNYSACQGDIIHDLITTTKK is encoded by the coding sequence ATGTtcaaaacaccaacaaaaaacaagaaataCGAACAACTGGTGGGCAAGACATTGGCACTATTTGAATCACTCGAAGAATGGGCCGATTACATTGCGTTCCTATCAAAGCTACAGAAAGTACTACAATCATTCGCCAATTCCGATGAACAAGAAGGAGATGAACAACCATTTTTTGTACCACACGCAAAGGAAGTTTCGTATCGATTGGCTCTATGCCTATCTCCAACACTACCCAATGGTGTTCATCAAAAGACATTGAATATATACGAATTCATATTGGAAAATCTAAATCCTCAACAACTCAATTTAGATGTGAGTATATGGTTGCCTGGCCTCTTGCCACTTTTTTCATATTCATCCATCCAGATtaaaccacaacaaatcaagattttgaaatcattaattgttgataaattaaCACGTGCAACTTTaaccaatttgatcaaaccATTAGTACTTTGGTTCCTATCAGGAATGGAAGATACAAATTCCGAAGTGTTCAATGATGTTCATTCACTAATGGTTGCATTCAAGTCCAAACTTCAAGATGATTCTCACTTTTGGCATTGCATTTTCCTTTGTATTATAGACACACCGGAGAGAAGAATTGGCGCATTACATTGGTGTGAACAGAATTTGCCAGAGTTTACTAATACTAAGGATGAACAGGGGAACCCACTTTATTCTCAAGAAGCCCAGCTTTGCATGAAACCGGAGGCGGGACTTTTGGTGAGAGCTCTTGCAATTGTAATTGGATCGTCATCACTGTCAGATATTTTGGTAACCAGAGGATTCTTTGACTTATTGCTATCACGAGTTCCATTAGACAGCTCGATTTTCGACAACAAAGTGACACCTAAAGATAAAGACTTGTTGATTATGTcatgttgcaaaataacCTTAAATAAGGACGTGAGTTTGAACAGAAGAGTGTTGAACTACTTTTTGGGTCCTGATATTGAAAGTGATAGTGAAAGTAGaagaaaatatttcaaacaaaatgcCAAGGACTCCTTAAGTAGAGGATTAGTTAAATTGGGCACTTCTGAATCTAAAAAAGACCAATTTGATGCGCTAAAAATGTCATTTTATCTCATCATGGACAAATGGGAAATCAATTATGAATTAACACCTGAATTATTTTCTCCGTTTCTTTAtcattgttttgaaaagcaCCACGATGAAGAGATTATGAAAACAGCAAtgaatttctttgatgAGACTGAATCTACCTACATTTGGAATGAAGTTTTCAAGTTGATTGTACTGAATGAAAGTTCCAATTATGAcgtttttgaatttataATCAAACACTTTCATCTCAATGAGgatgaaaatattgataaatttgcGCCTTTGGTGTTGGCCTGTCTTTTAGCTGATGTCGAGATAACCAATCAAAAACTAGAGCTTATTGAGATTATGTTTGGGTATATACaaaaggagaaattggatgacATTAGCAAAGACACGCAGTTGTCTCGCCCACAGCTCTTTGAATCAGTTACCAAGTGGACAAAACAGGAGATAAATCATGATTTGGATTCCCTTCCATTTTCTTTGGATGAATTGTCACCTTAtatattcaaacaattggaaacgCTATATCTAAATAATTCCTCAAATTTTACCTTGGGTACTAGAATTGGAAACCTTTTGATTCAGTTGCTTGATGCTGTCGAATCTGATGATGTGAAACAAAACATATCGGAGAAATTGGTATCGCAGTGGTTAAAGGATACATCTACGCAGTTAAATACAAAAGATATTTCCGTTGCATTATCGCAAGTCAATATGCTCAATCATTTATCGAAGTTCATTAGtgtgttgcaaaaggaAAAGTGTTTGAAATATATCCTAACCAGTTTATGGCAGGCAGTTGTATCTTCCAATCCCGCCAATTTTCAAGTAGAGGCAGTCAAGAGCATATTTGAGTTGAAATTTACGTTCTCTatgaacaagattgaagcgggaattttggaattgtttttgaaattgccaATTACTAAGCAAGTTTCTGCATTTGAAACATTATATATCCATACTACTGGCATTAACGAGGCAGAAAATGTCTTGAGTCGGTTATTCCAACTAATCTTGGATAAGTCGGGTAGTAACGAAGGACAACAACGTGAAGTAGTATTGGATTTAATCCATGGTCTTATAAGCAACAATAAGCCACAGAGAATGCTCAACTTATGTTTTAATCCATTAACGAAGTATGGGGTTATGGAGAATGgacatttcaaatttaagCCAAGTGACGATTGTGATCAATACGCTtatgatttgaaacaagtatggtctttgttgaattttgatcTGAAGAGCATTAGACACCACGTTAGTAGTGACCAATTTGTTGTGCCTGATGTGACAAATGAACATGAACATAGCTTGCAAATTTCTTACAAAAGGTACTTGATCCTACTTTTGAAGGAGAATCTTGGTTTAATTTCCATTGCGGATGCATTCAAGTACAGTAAAGACGAATATCGTGTAATTGCTGACTTAAGCTTAAACATTTATATGGAGCTAATCACTGGTAACGagaaaacttttgaaatgttaTTTGACGAATTGCTTATTGATGCTTTCAATCATATCAGTGCACACGACAAAAACATTGTATCTGAATCAACCATTGGCAACTTTTTGCAATGCATTTTCCATTTCCTTGATCAAGCATCAGGTTCCAATGccaagttgaatttgttgcatGTAGATGAGCAAGAAAAAGGTCCCGTtttggtgaatttgatcCAAGTTGGTGTAACTCAATGCCAATCACCTAATTTACTTGAAAAATACATGAACTTGATAATCAAGGCAGCATATCTTTTTGGTGATTCAATTTTCAGCATTTTACTCACTTTAACTGAAACCATTGTTCTGAAGGTTAATTCGTTATTCGATCGATTTATCAATTGGGACAACTTTACATctaatgaaaaatttgatgattcaatGATTATTCTCTTTGATGggttggaaaattttttaacaGTTTGTCATGGTTATTTGATGCACTCAAGTGCTAAAGTTCAAATTCAGTCACAAATGAATAAAGATTCCACCAACAATGGGTTCTTAAACAGTGTCATGCTGGgagttttccaaattgaatcaccTTCGACTAAAGATACCGAGCAGAATAAACATTATTCTACTCTTATTGCGTTTCATGATGCAACAAAAGttagtttcaaaatatgGGATTGGGCCGATTCGAAAACAAATATTCCCGATAATGTCACTACTTATTCCGATCGCTCATTAACGTTTATTTCATATAAACTCAAGTTTAGAACCAAGACATTTTTGGATctattgattgaattggaaagaCAAGAGATTGTTAATACGTTAATCACTTCACATATCCAATTGTCTAGTGTATTGAAAGTACTCAATATTTTAGACAACGGTCGATCACAAGTTACATTGCCCtatttgttcaattatATCAAGATGAAATTTAACCCACAGTCATTTTTAGATACAAATAAAACCTATGTCGAATCAAGTGTGGATACTAATGAATTGTCCAATTTCATAGTGGCATTTTATGACTTTATGGATTCGGATACAATTTTCGACACTTGGAATCAAACATTGGAGTTTTTGGAAGTTATTACATCACAAATATCTCACTTTGAGGCTATTGTTCCTGGTGCCTTACAAATTTGTAAAGTGATGTCGGTTAAGACGAACAACAGTAGGAACAGAGACTATCTaaagaacaagaagttGTTGTCTGATAGTTTCaccaaacttttcaatcaatataTCAATCATCATTCATTTACCAAACTGAAAGCTATTGATGTTGAGGATGGCGTGATTTACGATCAACAGTTTATTGATACTTTAAGGGAATTGATCCCTGTATTGGATGAGATTTATCGTGATTCAGAAAAGACAAATCAAACTGTTggattcatcatcaacaatgccATTGTAACTCAATCCAAGAAGAAGCAATCACATTTGAATGATACTTTATTAcagttgttattgttaatTGGACAACATTATCCAATACGAATTTGGAAGTCTACAGTGACGGATTTGTTCAATGATGGGAATTTTTTCACCACTAGCACGTGTTCCAACCCCAAATGGATGGAAATTGTCCATATatggattgaaaatgataaagACAAATTCGATGACAAAATTGCCAAACTTGCTCCATCGTCAACAAATTCCCCCGCGGGgactttgttcaattggaATGAAGATTCAGAAATTGAAGCCAAGATCAATATCcttaaacaattgacatATATCATTCTTGTTCAACCTCATGATTATTTTGCTAACTACATTAATCTGATTTTCGACAAGgtgaatcaattgttgagcTTGAGTGCGTGTCCCGCCCTGATTCGAATTGAAATAAGTACATTACTTCGAgctattgttttaaaaattAGTGATATTCACTTGACTTCTCATTGGGCATTGATTATTCATGAATTACAACTGGTTTTCACCTCGATTTCCCATCCACCCAAATCAACTAAAGAACTAACATCAATACCTGCTGATTCATTGCAGTTGATTCTATTTGCATCAAAATTACTTGATGAGTTGCTAATCATTAATCCTGATGGGTTTAATTTAAACTCTTGGTTATTCATCagtgttgattttgaaaacagaACTACTCAAGCCAATCTGGTTATCGATTGTATCTCCTATAATAATGattttacatttttgaaaaatgatgCAATAAAGCTAAATCATGGAGATTTGATGGATGATCATCTTAGTCCGTTATTGGAAGGAGTGAGACAAATTTCACTGATTACTCAATTGAGATTgttttttgattcattgaGTATGATTCATTATGAACGGACTTATAGTTTGAAACCAGTGAATTACAGTGCTTGTCAAGGTGACATTATCCACGATTTGATCACCACAaccaaaaaataa
- a CDS encoding Cox10 protein (S. cerevisiae homolog COX10 has role in heme a biosynthetic process and localizes to mitochondrion), protein MSHKLLPISRLHTVNNFNFFFHNTKRSLIKNQQNFINNQFLTRKVKLPHVPRTKSTSTPQIYSGLPIRDSKDTGSAAVLNVASKVLTCQEPEAKSSQSLTSEDTATASSIPFKVSPKAPRPAKVEPVSILGSKTGLRDELRAYVKLTKPNLTVLVTLSCICSYAISPLSVSFFELCFLTAGTALCSGAANAINMGREPDFDKQMPRTMGRPVVRGLITPQQAYNFAALIGTTGVAMLWFGVNPVVASLGLFNIVLYAWIYTSMKRKSILNTWVGAIVGAIPPLMGWAASSSLLHPGAWCLAGLLYAWQFPHFNALSHGIAQQYKQAGYVMTAAENPKLNARVALRYSILMFPLCFGLSYFGVTDWVFPFDSAIANGWQAYLAFKFWQQQSKNYKNPKGPTSEGTALAGIHAKKLFWCSVWHLPAVLILAMLHKKDQWDRLYNYLF, encoded by the coding sequence ATGAGTCACAAATTGCTTCCTATTTCCAGGTTGCATACagtcaacaacttcaacttctttttccaCAACACCAAACGAAGTCTCatcaaaaatcaacagaatttcatcaataatcaatttttAACCAGGAAAGTCAAACTACCTCATGTTCCAAGAACAAAGAGTACCTCCACCCCTCAAATATATAGCGGATTACCAATAAGAGACTCCAAGGATACTGGATCAGCCGCTGTATTGAATGTGGCATCAAAAGTCCTTACATGCCAAGAACCAGAAGCAAAACTGTCCCAAAGCTTAACTTCGGAGGATACAGCTACTGCATCTAGCATTCCATTTAAAGTGTCTCCTAAGGCACCAAGGCCTGCCAAAGTTGAACCTGTATCTATTCTTGGATCCAAGACGGGGTTACGGGATGAGCTTAGAGCATACGTTAAACTCACAAAACCAAACTTGACAGTATTGGTAACTTTGAGTTGCATATGTTCTTATGCCATCTCACCATTGAGTGTatcattttttgaattgtgtTTTTTGACAGCTGGAACTGCATTATGTTCAGGTGCAGCAAACGCCATCAACATGGGAAGAGAACCTGATTTCGATAAACAAATGCCAAGAACTATGGGTCGTCCTGTAGTTAGAGGATTAATCACCCCTCAACAAGCGTACAACTTTGCTGCTTTAATTGGAACCACAGGAGTAGCTATGCTTTGGTTCGGTGTTAACCCCGTTGTTGCGTCATTGGGCCTATTCAACATTGTATTGTATGCTTGGATATACACTTCAATGAAGAGGAAATCTATCCTCAACACCTGGGTAGGTGCTATAGTTGGTGCTATTCCTCCATTAATGGGATGGGCcgcttcttcatctttgttACATCCAGGTGCTTGGTGTTTAGCTGGCTTGCTTTATGCATGGCAATTTCCCCATTTTAATGCCTTGTCTCATGGTATTGCTCAGCAATATAAACAAGCAGGATACGTAATGACAGCAGCAGAAAATCCCAAATTAAATGCAAGAGTAGCTTTACGGTATTCTATCCTAATGTTCCCACTATGCTTTGGATTAAGTTACTTTGGTGTTACTGATTGGGTATTTCCATTTGATTCTGCCATAGCTAATGGATGGCAAGCATATTTGgcattcaaattttggcaacaacaactgaaAAACTACAAGAACCCCAAGGGTCCTACTTCAGAGGGAACAGCATTGGCTGGTATCCATGCAAAGAAACTATTTTGGTGTTCTGTATGGCATCTTCCTGCTGTTTTAATATTGGCAATGTTGCATAAAAAAGACCAATGGGATAGGCTATATAATTATTTATTCTGA
- a CDS encoding Rpn8 regulatory subunit of the 26S proteasome, with translation MSAAAASTNELNFLKKTATVSPLVLLSVVDHFNRVSKDSKKRVVGVILGDNSTDTIKVTNSYAIPFEEDEKNPGVWFLDHNYIDSMGEMFKKINAKEKLIGWYHSGPKLRASDLKINDLFRRYTPNPLLLIVDVHAQGVGIPTDAYFAVDDIKNDGSAAEKTFIHVPSLIEAEEAEEIGVEHLLRDIRDQAAGNLSLRVTQTYQSLLGLHQKLRDIATYLEKVYNKNLPINHTILGKLQNVFNLLPNLVQPAGSSTTGEDAASGSELATAFTVKTNDELMIIYISTLVRAIIAFHDLIENKLENKKLNEKKALEAESLVEDRSAITSE, from the coding sequence ATGTCAGCTGCAGCAGCCAGTACTAATGAATTGAACTTCTTAAAGAAGACAGCCACTGTATCACCATTGGTTTTATTATCAGTTGTTGATCATTTCAATAGAGTATCCAAAGATAGTAAGAAAAGAGTTGTTGGAGTAATATTAGGAGATAACTCAACCGATACCATCAAAGTTACAAACTCATATGCCATTccatttgaagaagatgaaaaaaacCCTGGTGTTTGGTTCTTGGATCACAACTATATCGACTCAATGGGTGAAATGTTTAAGAAAATTAATGCTAAAGAGAAATTAATTGGATGGTATCATTCAGGTCCTAAATTAAGAGCATCCGACttgaaaatcaatgatCTTTTCAGAAGGTATACTCCTAACCCTTTacttttgattgttgatgttcATGCACAAGGTGTTGGTATCCCCACTGATGCTTattttgctgttgatgatatcaaGAATGATGGTTCAGCTGCAGAAAAGACATTCATTCATGTTCCTTCATTGATAGAAGCTGAAGAGGCCGAAGAAATTGGAGTAGAACACTTGTTGAGAGATATCAGGGATCAAGCCGCTGGAAATTTATCATTGAGAGTTACCCAAACATATCAATCATTATTGGGATTACATCAAAAATTAAGAGATATTGCTACATATTTGGAGAAAGTTTATAATAAGAACTTACCAATTAATCATACTATTTTGGGAAAACTTCAAAATGTGTTCAACTTACTACCTAATTTAGTACAACCGGCAGGAAGTTCAACAACTGGTGAAGATGCCGCTTCTGGAAGCGAATTAGCTACTGCTTTTACTGTAAAGACAAATGATGAACTAATGATTATATACATTAGTACATTGGTGAGAGCTATTATAGCATTCcatgatttgattgagaataaattggaaaataaGAAGTTGAATGAGAAAAAGGCACTAGAAGCAGAATCGTTAGTTGAGGATAGAAGTGCCATTACATCAGAGTAA
- a CDS encoding Yor262w protein (S. cerevisiae homolog YOR262W has in establishment of mitotic sister chromatid cohesion and localizes to cytoplasm), producing the protein MYGQVVIGPPGAGKSTYCHGMYQFLSAIGRKSSIINLDPANDRLPYPCDLDIRDYIDLEDVMNELNLGPNGGLMFAMESLIANGIDLFLTKVKKLVDERSYLLFDCPGQIELFTHHSALHKIFNTLTKETKMRLCVVSMVDSIYLTSPSQYISILLLSLRSMLQLELPQVNVISKIDLLKGYGSLPFRLEYYTEVQDLHYLTPHLEKESNSILGKKYVRLTELIGELVEEYHLVAFEVLFVENKQSMINLLSVIDKANGYSFGSEIGGDTIWSEAVRQGGSAGHQDIDIHERWIDEKEKYDQEERNIPTDEINVDEEQEVENAEDAEWEAALRDWEEKHGGSGAMNR; encoded by the coding sequence ATGTATGGACAAGTTGTTATAGGCCCACCAGGAGCAGGTAAATCCACTTATTGTCATGGAATGTATCAATTTTTATCAGCTATCGGACGTAAACTGAGTATTATAAATCTAGATCCAGCAAATGATAGACTTCCATACCCATGTGACTTGGATATTAGAGACTATATTGATTTAGAAGATGTCATGAATGAACTTAATTTAGGACCCAATGGAGGATTAATGTTTGCTATGGAACTGTTAATTGCTAatggaattgatttatttcTCACCAAAGTCAAGAAACTCGTTGATGAAAGAAGTTACTTGTTATTTGATTGCCCTGGTCAAATTGAACTCTTCACTCATCATAGTGCTTTACACAAGATATTTAATACGCTAACTAAGGAAACAAAGATGAGGTTATGCGTTGTATCGATGGTTGATTCAATATATTTGACCAGTCCATCGCAATATATTTCCATATTATTATTAAGCCTACGATCGATGTTACAGTTGGAGTTACCTCAAGTCAATGTTATAagcaaaattgatttattaaaaGGGTACGGGTCTTTACCTTTCAGATTGGAATATTATACAGAAGTTCAAGATTTGCATTATTTAACTCCTCATTTGGAGAAGGAATCAAACTCAATATTGGGTAAAAAATACGTACGCCTTACAGAATTAATAGGTGAATTGGTAGAAGAGTATCATTTAGTAGCATTCGAAGTCTTATTTGTGGAAAATAAGCAAAGTATGATTAATCTACTAAGCGTAATCGATAAAGCTAATGGATACAGCTTTGGCAGTGAAATTGGAGGAGATACAATTTGGAGTGAAGCAGTTAGACAAGGTGGATCTGCTGGTCATCAAGACATTGATATCCATGAACGATGGATAGATGAGAAGGAAAAGTACGATCAGGAAGAACGAAATATCCCCACTGATGAAAtaaatgttgatgaagagcaagaagttgaaaatgcCGAGGATGCAGAATGGGAAGCTGCTTTGCGTGATTGGGAAGAAAAACATGGAGGTAGTGGTGCAATGAATAGATAA
- a CDS encoding Bud27 protein (incomplete, gene extends across a gap in the sequence; similar to C. parapsilosis CPAR2_101600 and C. albicans orf19.3170; S. cerevisiae homolog BUD27 has role in formation of translation preinitiation complex and localizes to cytosolic ribosome, cytoplasm), with protein sequence VSADDLLYGGNPNTTWLGGKLGDSKSSDLFWNQIAELRQKEIKSKDTHKHGLDVSELDEAATESTDGKKKQKSVRFAENLDIKNVENISDSLKNPQPFKKTSLFKQNRTHCYSNGNGNTPIKDESHVKDKIVEDTIVERDVDESPMRENIVEDTIVEKDVDNQLNNAVSNNPPNASNTPEMKNKPASRFKALRKNVPSNNNGAENLTNAVGGRGDMNDSMISDKGLEESFDSDITHSAINTDKFEISGEENIDKQVESGETMIPPNTQLDYSNMQDIDTMAKAYSMGIYDDDIDIDGPLVEDLKDFEELNKIIESKHKGKTMPEVPIGGEVYDKNSNEVGMDYEENDDIDDYDENDENEAMINDIEEREFDEDDSNRDIDENDITNQELSDSYYRMREKMQSKQSSKRQELGFEPMDEEGNPVRVSRFKARMNK encoded by the coding sequence CGTTTCCGCAGATGATCTACTATATGGAGGCAATCCGAATACCACATGGCTCGGAGGTAAGCTAGGTGACTCAAAATCTAgtgatttgttttggaatCAGATTGCTGAACTAAGGCAGAAAGAAATAAAGAGTAAGGACACGCACAAGCATGGTTTGGATGTATCGGAGTTAGATGAGGCAGCTACAGAATCAACTGAtggtaaaaagaaacaaaagtcGGTTAGATTTGCTGAAAATTTGGATATCAAAAACGTTGAGAATATCAGTGacagtttgaaaaatccaCAACCTTTTAAAAAGACTTCATtatttaaacaaaatagGACACACTGTTATTCAAATGGCAATGGTAACACCCCCATTAAAGATGAGTCACACGTGAAAGATAAAATTGTGGAAGATACCATAGTTGAACgagatgttgatgaatcacCTATGAGGGAAAATATTGTGGAGGATACAATCGTGGAAAAGGATGTTGACAATCAGTTGAACAATGCGGTGTCGAATAACCCTCCCAATGCTTCCAATACTCcagaaatgaaaaataaacCAGCCTCAAGGTTCAAAGCGTTACGAAAGAATGTGCCTTCTAATAATAATGGAGCAGAGAATTTGACAAATGCGGTTGGAGGCAGAGGTGACATGAATGATTCGATGATAAGTGATAAAGGCTTGGAAGAATCATTTGACTCTGATATCACCCACAGCGCCATTAACactgataaatttgaaattctgGGAGAAGAAAACATTGACAAACAAGTTGAGAGTGGTGAAACTATGATACCCCCCAATACACAATTGGACTACAGTAACATGCAAGACATAGATACCATGGCGAAAGCATACCTGATGGGGATTTACGATGACgatattgatattgatggCCCATTAGTTGAAGActtgaaagattttgaagagctaaataaaatcattgaatcaaaacaCAAAGGAAAGACAATGCCAGAAGTTCCAATAGGTGGGGAGGTATATGACAAAAACTCCAATGAAGTAGGAATGGACTATGAGGAAAAcgatgatattgatgattatgacGAGAATGACGAGAATGAGGCAATGATTAATGATATAGAAGAGCGTGAGTTTGACGAAGATGATTCCAACAGAGATATTGACGAGAATGACATAACTAATCAAGAATTGAGTGACAGTTACTACAGGATGAGAGAAAAGATGCAATCAAAACAGAGTTCAAAGCGTCAAGAACTTGGGTTTGAACCCATGGATGAAGAGGGAAATCCTGTTCGAGTCAGTAGGTTCAAAGCAAGGATGAATAAATAG